In Nicotiana tabacum cultivar K326 chromosome 11, ASM71507v2, whole genome shotgun sequence, a single window of DNA contains:
- the LOC107808512 gene encoding putative late blight resistance protein homolog R1A-3 — protein MTEELQITLIFEHGVLFLLDIRAPSWISVDEDNELRDLLDRIQSLITKARRDLHLTCDIGTSELERVAFDLLKEIWLLKPDIVLVLRLLPKLRYPRYTIRVLAGCIESLVFNLEFLLKSRADFVAPVKEKLELVKGNLEYLYRFVSFILKNCIRESNDINNFCNCVAGAIKETASCISSLCLAEDSDDDCISLILVDLLQSINPAKSDILCVYIEALKVLPSFLSFSRELDDFAADFVNFILQAPITELNSRPYLLVYKDRIQKLQNLLRSLLVYILCNEVQKESLIIFDLVVNEFWSFINSLDNREMDEDLGKEFDLAISHLVQKMEPAASKILQYIIEVKRPIGLRFSQIDSLGCIDLVSQNLLRLLDPSIDSIALPDQIEVVLAEIKIFKPFLENNVDQQGERKEVLDVCNHMTNLFIKFEYVVDSLLVNRYSTRNNHVDYVIAEIKLFKDVVEFVHVFMENKDVPNDCQTSKPSTPIIDEAVVGLEDQIEILMARVIGGGAELNTIPVIGMPGIGKTTLAKRIYNDRRTSDHFDIRAWCSVSPRHTVSELAQDILISIVIYKSKEWKELDYLDLLRRQLYGRRYLIVLDEVWDSYIFHELHRCFPDNHNGSRILVTSGRKYEDPLFDEPLLVRLLTPEESWELLQVKYNHLRFCTQKEFRKPPIPNENCPAEVGKEIAIKCQGLPLAIVLVAGFLVNLEDNNNWLTITEEVFSSETNRDVGDCNEIIELSYKNMPGYLRQCFLYFAALPMSTEISVSKLTWLWVSEGFLRRDEVKKPEDVAEDYLNDLIGRSLVMEARRSSKGGLKSCRIHDYLYHFCRDKSKAEKFLPVASRFEFFFLGNESWRKDLFLDNESWRKDLFLNISLTRTMIYSSEPGWHRSWPSPLPEGLFPRVDDLVRVLDLGCINIGNIFPTQIKWLVHLRFLSLQGDITVMPSWISKLWNLETFLVKGTKGEVALPDTFFSMKRLRHAHIDNCTFSDSNLSQLDCLQTLSTPSLSYDKGNIMRSFPFLQKLKCIFLESWDHSEKLGSSCNRFPVLDFLNQLESLNVIYQGGVLQPCEFNFPSNLKKLTLSKFQLPWIEISAIAALPNLEILKLLSKAFEGEEWNASDEEFPKLKYLKLGNLNITHWNISDDAFPSLEHIVLQTCKQLIEIPSEFGDSCSLQKIEVILCGDSVSQSVRKIEEIQCEEMANSKFKVIIQNPNRD, from the exons ATGACAGAAGAACTTCAGATCACTTTGATATTCGAGCATGGTGTTCTGTTTCTTCTAGACATACG TGCCCCTTCATGGATCAGCGTGGATGAGGATAATGAGTTGAGAGATCTTTTGGATCGTATCCAGAGTTTGATCACAAAGGCAAGACGGGACCTTCATTTGACTTGTGATATTGGAACATCTGAACTGGAACGTGTTGCTTTTGACCTACTTAAAGAGATTTGGCTTCTCAAGCCAGACATTGTTTTAGTCCTTAGACTTCTGCCCAAGCTAAGATATCCTAGATACACGATTCGAGTCCTGGCTGGGTGCATCGAATCTCTCGTTTTCAATCTAGAGTTTTTGCTGAAGTCCAGGGCAGATTTTGTTGCTCCTGTGAAGGAAAAACTTGAACTTGTCAAAGGAAATCTAGAGTATCTATACCGTTTTGTTTCCTTCATACTTAAGAACTGTATTCGTGAGTCCAACGACATCAACAATTTCTGCAATTGTGTCGCAGGTGCAATAAAAGAAACAGCAAGTTGTATCTCTTCACTTTGTTTGGCAGAGGATTCAGATGATGattgcattagtttaatccttGTAGATCTACTACAGAGCATTAACCCTGCTAAATCCGATATCCTTTGTGTTTATATTGAAGCCCTAAAAGTCTTACCCTCATTTCTAAGCTTCAGTAGGGAATTGGATGACTTTGCAGCGGACTTTGTTAATTTCATCCTACAAGCGCCGATAACAGAGCTCAATTCTCGGCCTTATCTTCTGGTCTACAAAGATCGTATTCAAAAACTCCAAAATTTGCTCAGGTCACTGCTAGTATATATCTTATGCAATGAAGTTCAAAAAGAAAGCTTGATAATCTTtgatcttgttgtcaatgagTTTTGGTCGTTCATTAACTCATTGGACAACCGAGAAATGGATGAAGATTTGGGCAAAGAATTTGATCTTGCTATATCCCATTTGGTGCAAAAGATGGAGCCCGCGGCATCAAAGATTTTGCAGTATATTATCGAGGTAAAAAGGCCAATTGGATTGCGCTTTTCCCAGATTGATAGTTTGGGATGTATAGATTTGGTATCGCAGAATTTGCTGAGATTGTTGGATCCTAGTATTGATTCAATTGCTCTACCAGATCAGATTGAAGTTGTACTGGCTGAGATTAAAATCTTCAAACCTTTTCTTGAAAATAATGTTGACCAACAAGGAGAGCGTAAGGAAGTGTTAGATGTTTGCAATCATATGACCAACTTATTTATCAAATTTGAGTATGTTGTTGATAGCTTATTGGTTAATCGTTATTCCACACGGAACAATCATGTAGACTATGTCATTGCAGAAATTAAGCTTTTCAAGGACGTTGTTGAATTTGTGCATGTCTTCATGGAAAATAAGGATGTCCCAAATGATTGTCAAACATCAAAACCTAGCACTCCAATCATTGATGAAGCAGTTGTAGGCTTGGAGGACCAGATAGAAATATTAATGGCACGGGTAATTGGTGGAGGGGCAGAGCTTAATACCATTCCTGTCATTGGCATGCCAGGGATTGGTAAGACAACACTCGCCAAAAGAATTTACAATGACAGAAGAACTTCAGATCACTTTGATATTCGAGCATGGTGTTCCGTTTCTCCTAGACATACGGTGAGTGAATTGGCCCAAGATATTTTAATTTCTATCGTCATTTACAAGTCAAAGGAGTGGAAGGAGCTAGATTATCTTGATCTTTTACGCAGACAGTTATATGGAAGAAGATACCTCATCGTTTTAGATGAAGTGTGGGATTCTTATATATTTCATGAGTTGCACAGGTGTTTTCCAGATAATCATAATGGAAGCAGAATTCTTGTTACCAGCGGCCGAAAATATGAGGATCCATTGTTTGATGAACCTCTTTTGGTTCGCTTGTTGACTCCGGAAGAGAGTTGGGAGCTATTACAAGTGAAGTATAATCACCTTCGCTTCTGTACGCAAAAAGAATTTCGCAAACCCCCAATTCCAAATGAGAACTGTCCTGCTGAAGTTGGGAAGGAAATTGCCATAAAATGTCAAGGGCTACCTCTGGCCATTGTTTTGGTAGCTGGGTTTCTTGTCAATTTAGAGGACAACAACAATTGGCTAACCATAACTGAAGAGGTATTTAGTTCAGAAACTAATCGTGATGTAGGAGACTGCAATGAAATAATAGAATTGAGCTACAAAAATATGCCTGGTTATCTAAGACAATGTTTTCTATATTTTGCGGCATTACCAATGAGTACAGAAATTTCAGTTTCAAAACTAACATGGTTATGGGTTAGTGAAGGATTTTTACGGAGAGATGAGGTGAAGAAACCAGAGGATGTAGCAGAAGATTACCTGAATGATCTTATTGGGAGGAGCCTTGTAATGGAGGCCAGAAGAAGTTCAAAGGGCGGGCTGAAATCATGTCGCATTCATGATTATCTATATCATTTCTGTCGAGACAAATCTAAAGCCGAAAAGTTCTTGCCAGTGGCATCGCGGTTTGAATTTTTCTTTCTGGGTAACGAATCGTGGCGTAAAGATTTATTTCTGGATAACGAATCATGGCGTAAAGATTTATTTCTGAATATATCCCTTACCCGCACAATGATATATTCTTCTGAACCCGGTTGGCACCGCTCCTGGCCAAGTCCTCTTCCCGAAGGTCTATTTCCGCGCGTCGATGATCTTGTTAGAGTGTTGGACTTGGGGTGCATCAACATTGGCAATATCTTTCCAACCCAAATAAAATGGCTTGTGCATTTGAGATTTTTGTCACTTCAAGGTGACATCACGGTCATGCCCTCTTGGATTTCCAAGCTCTGGAACTTAGAAACTTTCCTAGTGAAAGGAACAAAAGGTGAGGTAGCATTACCAGATACATTTTTCAGTATGAAGAGGCTGAGGCATGCTCATATAGATAACTGTACCTTCTCAGATTCCAACTTGTCACAATTGGATTGTTTGCAGACCTTATCCACCCCATCTCTTTCTTATGACAAAGGGAACATAATGAGAAGTTTTCCTTTCCTTCAAAAactaaaatgcatatttttggaATCTTGGGATCATTCTGAGAAGCTGGGAAGCTCTTGCAATCGATTTCCAGTTTTGGATTTCTTGAATCAGCTTGAATCGCTCAATGTGATTTATCAAGGCGGAGTGCTTCAGCCTTGTGAATTTAACTTCCCCTCAAACCTTAAGAAATTGACCTTATCAAAGTTTCAGCTGCCATGGATTGAAATTTCTGCAATTGCAGCATTACCAAACCTTGAAATTTTGAAACTGCTTTCAAAAGCTTTTGAGGGAGAAGAATGGAATGCGAGTGATGAGGAATTTCCAAAACTCAAATACTTGAAATTGGGAAATCTGAACATTACGCATTGGAATATATCAGATGATGCCTTCCCATCTCTTGAGCATATAGTGTTGCAAACATGCAAGCAGCTCATT